The Candidatus Binatia bacterium nucleotide sequence CAACAGGGAATCCAAATCTCGGCCTAAACCACCGCGCCACATCTCGACTCTACTGCACCACAGCCCAGGGTTGGGTCAGTGACCCTTGGCGCGCGGCGCGCCTACCCTGGGTAGAGAATCGCCAGAACACCCTACCCCAAAGGGGTTGCGCTCTGGTCGCCGCAACATGACGTGCGAGAATCGGCGAACAGGCCGGCGCAACGTAACCCTGTCAGGGTAGAGGCGTCGGGCCCTTCTCTACCCAGGGTAGCCGCTACTGCGGCAACCCTGGGCTGTGATACGTAACGCCTTCGGCGTATGCGGAACGCCTAGCACCAACAGTATCGAGATCGTCTGAAGCCTGCAGTAGGAGCTACTGGTAGAACCCTTCTCGCGACCATGGCTTTCGAGATTCCCCACATTGACGACACACACCCGGGGCACTACCCGGCGCGGATTTGCCTTGCGGAGCGAAGTCGGATTTCGTATCTGATAGAAGTACCTGTATGCAGAACGAAACGGTCGAAATCCGCTGGCACGGTCGCGGTGGCCAAGGGGCGATCACCGCGGCGAAGATCTTCGCACAGGCCGCGTTTGAATCCGGCTTCCCAGGCGTGGTGATGGCTCCGAGCTTCGGGACCGAACGCCGAGGCGCGCCGGTCGAAGTTTCACTCAAGATCTCGAAGACGAAGATCAACGACTTGTGTCCCATCCAGCATCCAGATGTCGTCGTGGTGCTCGATGATTCCATTCTGCGCGAGGTCAACGTCACCGCGGGCATGAAGCCGGGCGGCATCTTGGTCATCAATACGCCCAAGGGTCGGGCAGCCTATGACGGCAATCACGTGAGGGTGGCAACTGCCGATGTGACACATCTGGCGGAACAGGCCGGCCTGAAACGGGGGATCGTGAACACCGGTATCATTGGCGCGCTTGCGAAAGCGCTGCCCATCATGCCACTGTCCAAACTGCTCGAGGCCATCGAAGTGGAGTTCAAAGGCAAGAGGGCGGCCGCAAACGCCGAGGCCGCGCGCATGACCTATGCGCAGACGACGACGGAGTAGCAACCATGCCTACCGAGAATCTGCGCGTATTGACCTCCGCTAGTTATGCCGGGCCCGGCGACGCCGGACGCACCGGCTCCTGGCGGGTCCTCAGGCCGGTCATCGACTACACCAAGTGCGCACCGGCGAAGACGGGCAAGCCAGCCTGTTTCTTCTGTTGGCTCTACTGCCCGGATAGCGTGGTGTCCAAGACCCTCCAGCCGCAAATCAATCTCGAGTACTGCAAGGGCTGCGGCATCTGTGCCGAGGAATGTCCCCCCAAAGCCATCACGATGGTCGAAGAGAGCAAGTTCTCGGGGGCGGATGACCGGTAACATATGTTCGTCTTTGAATCCGGCAACGTCGCTGCCGCCACCGGGGTGAGGCTAGCCAGGGTCCAGGTCATCGCCGCCTATCCGATCACCCCGCAGACCCCCCTGACCGAGAAACTTTCCGAATACGTCGACAGCGGATCCTTCGACGCCGAATACGTGGCGGTGGAGAGCGAGCACAGCGCGCTGGCGGTCTGCATCGGTGCGTCGAGCACCAGCGCGCGGACGTTTACGGCGACCTCGGCCAACGGCTTGCTCTACATGGCCGAGCAGCTCCACTGGACCGCGGGGGCGCGCTTGCCGATGGTCATGTGCGTCGTCAATCGGGCCGTCGGCGCCCCGTTCAATATCTGGAACGATCACCAGGATTCCATCTCGCAACGCGACACCGGCTGGATCCAAATCTATGCGAAAGACCATCAAGAAATCCTTGATACGGTCATCAAGGCATACCGGCTCTCGGAGGAGGTCTGCATTCCGGTGATGGTCTGTTACGACGGCTACTACTTGTCGCATACCTACATGCCTTACGACGTTCCGGACCAGGTCGCGGTAGATGCCTTCTTGCCTCCCTACGAATACCGGCACACCCTGGGTCCCAATAATCCCACCAGCTTGAACACGGTGACGCTCCCGGGGGGCCGGCCGGATATCCACGGTGAGTTTGCTCCCGGCTATATGGAACTGCGGCACAACCTCCACATGGAGATGAAGCAGGCCATCGACATCTATACGCGCATCGACGGCGAGTTTGCCGAGATCATCGGCCGCGGTGGAAACCCCATCGCGGAGAAGCACCTCTGTGACGACGCCGAATATGTGGCGGTCGCGCTCGGCTCGATGGCCAACCAGATCAAGGACGTGGTCGTTCGTCTGAGAGATGATGGGCTGAAGGTTGGCCTGCTCGCCCTCTCCCTGTATCGCCCATTTCCGAGCGAGTTCCTCGCCGCGGAGCTGGCGGACCGAAAAGGAGTGATCGTCTTCGAGAAGGCGCTGAGTTTCGGACATTCGGGGACGGTGTGCGCCGACCTGCAGGCGGCGCTGTATCCGTGCGCATCACGGCCGCCGGTGTGGAATTACATCCTCGGTCTCGGCGGCAGAAGCTACCAGAGCGCCGATTTCTACGACGCGATTCGCGACTGCGTCGAGCGTGGGTCTGCGAAGTTCGACAATCCGGGTTGGATTGGGCTGGGCCGGTAGGCGGGCGGCGATGGAGGAAAAAAAGACAACCGTCTTGAATCTGACCGACGAGGAGTTCGTGTACCCGGGCAACCGGGCCTGCACGGGCTGCGGACTGAACATCCTCTACAGGATCGGGCTCAAGGCCATCGGCAGAGACGCCATCCTCGTCGTGCCACCGAGCTGTTTGACGGTGATGCAAGGGTTGTATCCCATCACGTCGACGCAGCTCTCGGTGCTGAATGTGACGTTTGCGTCGACGGCGGCTGCTGCGTCGGGTGTAAAGGCCGCGCTCCGGGCGCAGAAGAACGACCATACCCAAGTGGTGGCCTGGGCGGGTGACGGCGGAACGGCGGACATCGGTATCCAGGCGCTGTCGGGAGCAATCGAGCGCGGCGAGGATTTCCTGTACATCTGCTACGACAACGAAGGGTACATGAACACGGGTGTCCAGCGCTCTGGAACGACGCCGCAAGGAGCGCTGACGGCCAACACCTCCATCAATGGGAAGCGCGAGCGCAGCAAGGATGTCCCGGCGATCGTCGCCGCGCACTCTCCGGCGTACGTGGCCACCTGTTCGGCCGCGTATCCGATGGATTTTCACGACAAGATCAAAAAGGCTCTCAGCTTGAAAGGCTTGAAATACATTCACGCCCACACGCCGTGTCCCCCGGGCTGGGCAATGGAAGAACGGATGGCGGTAGCCATCGGCAGGCTGGCGGTCAGCACCGGTATCTACGTGCTCTATGAGATCGAAGGCGGCGAAATGAGGCTCAGTGAACCTTCCGCCAAATTGCTCGGTAAGAAGAAACTGCCGCCAGTGAGCGAGTACTTGGAGGCGCAAGGCCGCTTCAAGGCGCTGGGGAAAGAGGCCGTCGAGAAATTGCAGCAGGAGGTCGATGCCAAGTGGGCGGCGTACCGTCGCCAGCACGACGTGGCCCTTGCCGCGCGTGGGCCCCAGAGTTGATTCGCTGGTGATTCGCACCCACACGTCTCTGCAGGCAGCCTACCTGCTAGCACTCGCGCTGCTGTTGGCGCAGCCGGCGTCGGCGGCAGGGCCACGCTTTTTCTTCGAAGGGCAGGGACGGCTGATCCTGCGCCACGCCTACTTCGATAGCACCCTCGACGTGCGCTACCGGCACCAGGACGGCAGCTATGACCCGGCGGCCCTGAAACAGATCGAGCACTTCTTCCGTTCACGCGAGGACGGACGCGAAGCCCCCGTTCCGCTACGCCTCATCGAACTGCTGTCGTACATCGAGGATCATTATCATCCGCGGCAGATGGTCTTGCTGTCCGGGTTCCGTAGCCCGGAGTTCAACGCGGATCTGCGCAACGCCGGAGGCGCGGTGGCCCAGGCATCACTGCACACCGAAGCCATGGCCGCCGACATCATGTTTGTCGGCCTGGACATGGCGCGGCTGTGGCGTCAACTGCGCGATCTCGGGGCCGGCGGTGTCGGGTACTACCGCCAGAACAAGTTCCTCCACGTCGATACCGGACCGCCGCGTTTCTGGGAGGCGACGACCTCACGGGTGCAAGAGAATCTTTCAGCCGACAACGCCCGCGTCTTTCTGCGCACCGACTTCGATCGTTATCCGCGTCTCGAAGGCGCAACCTGCGGCCTGCACAGCCTGACGGCGTTCCCGGTGCTTGTTGCTGCAAAAGCGGCGCTGGTCGGCCCCAAAGGCAGCCGCACGGTGACGGTTCAACCGATCAGCGGCGGCGGTGCGATTGAGAACGGGTGCTTTGCCGTTCAGCCGGCACCAGACACGCATGAGTTCCGCGTCATGACTGTTGATGCTGGCGGTAGCATCAACAGCAATTCCGCTCCGGAATCCCACATCGTGCTGTCAACGTGCGAGCCGCGGATCGGTAAGACCCCGCTGCAAATCGAATCGAACAGGATTGAGGTACCGCTCGACTGAAGTGGCCTGCCCGTCTTCTGCTCTGGCTTGGTTCAGGAGGAAAACAGCGTGAGGCCCCGAGCGCGGGTACGCCGGAGCTTTTGCAGGAACTCGTCACGGCTGATCGCCTTGGCTCCCAGACGCACCAGGTGCGGGGTCAAGACCTGGATGTCGAGCCAGTCCAGACCCCGCCCCCGCAGCTGCTCAATGAGATGGAGGAGCGCGAGTTTGGAGGCGTTGGGTTCGCGGTGAAACATGCTCTCGGCGGCAAACGCACCGTCGACCTCAACACCGTATACGCCACCGACAAGGAGCTCGGCATTCCAGGCCTCGGCGCTGTGCGCGATGCCCATTCCGTGCAGTCGGATATATGCCTTGATCACTTGCGGCGTGATCCAGGTGCCATCCTGCTCCGGTCGCAGCGTATCCGCGCAGGCGCGGATCACTTCAGGAAATGCGTGGTCTACGGTGAAGCGGAGAGTGGTCTGGCGGCGCGCACGGACCAAACTCCGCGGCAGGTGCAAGTCGTGGAATTTCAGAACCCCGCGTTCCGCCGGACAAAACCACAGCAGCGGGAAACCTGGCACAGGCCAGGGGAAAATTCCTTGACGATAAGCCAGCAGCAATGTCTGCGGGTGGAGATCGCCGCCGATGGCGACGATCCCGTCGTGGTTTGCCGTCCGTGGGTCGGGGAATTCAGCGACAGGCATGGAAAAACCGAAGGGAGCGAGGCAGCATGGATGCGGGTGTCCTCGACACCAGCATGATCGCAAGATTCAGGCGGGGCGCAAGGGGCTGAGGTGTGAATCGTGCTCGCGAGCCGTGTTGGCGAGACTCCGGGACGAGCACGATTCACGAACACGACTCACGAACTCGGCTTGGCGCAGCGCTGTGCAGGTGCTAACTCCAACGCCAGGGTATTTCTGACCAGGAGGGGCGTCGGTGAACAATCTGTTTTCGATCGAGGGCAAGACGGCAGTGGTCACGGGAGGCTCGCGCGGTATCGGATTGATGATTGCGCGCGGCTACGTAGAAGCCGGCGCGAAGGTGTACGTGTCGTCGCGCAAGCAGGACGTGTGCGACCGCGTGGCGGCTGAACTCTCGGCCCACGGCACGTGCATTTCCATCCCCGCTGATCTCTCGACGGAAGCGGGTGCCAAGGGTCTGGCGCACGAAATCGCCCGGCGCGAGCCGGCTCTGCACATCTTGGTGAACAACGCCGGGGCCAACTGGGGCGCGCCGCTCGCCGAGTATCCCGATTCTGCCTGGGACAAAGTGCTGGCCCTCAACCTCAAGGGCCCCTTCTTTCTCACGCGCGAACTCCTGGGCCTGCTCGAGAAGGGAGCGCGGCCGGGCGACCCGGCCCGCGTCATCAACATCGGCTCGATTGACGGCCTAACGGCCCCGCGCCTTGAGACCTACGCGTACTCCGCCAGCAAGGCCGCGCTGCACCACATGACACGGGTGCTGGCGCGGACGCTGGCGCCGCGCGGCATCACGGTCAACGCGGTGGCACCCGGACCGTTCGAAAGTAAAATGATGGCGGAGACGCTCGATCAGTTCAGAGACATCATCATTGCCACCTGCCCGCTCGGCCGGATCGGTGAGCCGGAAGACATGGCCGGGGTGGCGATCTACCTCGCTTCGCGTGCGGGCGCGTACCTGACCGGTACGGTCATTCCCGTAGATGGCGGGATCTCGGCGTGCGCCTGAGGGCTCGATCTCGGGCGCACCGCCGTTGCGAAAGGTCAGCGTGAATGGCTGAGCAGAGCGAGTCGAACCTGGTCTGGATGGATTTGGAAATGACCGGGCTCGACCCTGACCGGGATACGATCCTGGAGGTCGCGACGCTGATCACCAACAACGAGATCGAGGCAGTGGCCGAGGGCCCGGTGCTCGTAATTCACCAGCCGGCACATGTGCTGGAACGCATGGACGCGTGGAACCGTGAACACCACGGGGCATCCGGCTTGACTCAGCGCGTCC carries:
- a CDS encoding 2-oxoacid:acceptor oxidoreductase family protein, which codes for MQNETVEIRWHGRGGQGAITAAKIFAQAAFESGFPGVVMAPSFGTERRGAPVEVSLKISKTKINDLCPIQHPDVVVVLDDSILREVNVTAGMKPGGILVINTPKGRAAYDGNHVRVATADVTHLAEQAGLKRGIVNTGIIGALAKALPIMPLSKLLEAIEVEFKGKRAAANAEAARMTYAQTTTE
- a CDS encoding 4Fe-4S binding protein, translating into MPTENLRVLTSASYAGPGDAGRTGSWRVLRPVIDYTKCAPAKTGKPACFFCWLYCPDSVVSKTLQPQINLEYCKGCGICAEECPPKAITMVEESKFSGADDR
- a CDS encoding pyruvate ferredoxin oxidoreductase; translation: MFVFESGNVAAATGVRLARVQVIAAYPITPQTPLTEKLSEYVDSGSFDAEYVAVESEHSALAVCIGASSTSARTFTATSANGLLYMAEQLHWTAGARLPMVMCVVNRAVGAPFNIWNDHQDSISQRDTGWIQIYAKDHQEILDTVIKAYRLSEEVCIPVMVCYDGYYLSHTYMPYDVPDQVAVDAFLPPYEYRHTLGPNNPTSLNTVTLPGGRPDIHGEFAPGYMELRHNLHMEMKQAIDIYTRIDGEFAEIIGRGGNPIAEKHLCDDAEYVAVALGSMANQIKDVVVRLRDDGLKVGLLALSLYRPFPSEFLAAELADRKGVIVFEKALSFGHSGTVCADLQAALYPCASRPPVWNYILGLGGRSYQSADFYDAIRDCVERGSAKFDNPGWIGLGR
- a CDS encoding thiamine pyrophosphate-dependent enzyme — encoded protein: MEEKKTTVLNLTDEEFVYPGNRACTGCGLNILYRIGLKAIGRDAILVVPPSCLTVMQGLYPITSTQLSVLNVTFASTAAAASGVKAALRAQKNDHTQVVAWAGDGGTADIGIQALSGAIERGEDFLYICYDNEGYMNTGVQRSGTTPQGALTANTSINGKRERSKDVPAIVAAHSPAYVATCSAAYPMDFHDKIKKALSLKGLKYIHAHTPCPPGWAMEERMAVAIGRLAVSTGIYVLYEIEGGEMRLSEPSAKLLGKKKLPPVSEYLEAQGRFKALGKEAVEKLQQEVDAKWAAYRRQHDVALAARGPQS
- a CDS encoding DUF882 domain-containing protein, coding for MIRTHTSLQAAYLLALALLLAQPASAAGPRFFFEGQGRLILRHAYFDSTLDVRYRHQDGSYDPAALKQIEHFFRSREDGREAPVPLRLIELLSYIEDHYHPRQMVLLSGFRSPEFNADLRNAGGAVAQASLHTEAMAADIMFVGLDMARLWRQLRDLGAGGVGYYRQNKFLHVDTGPPRFWEATTSRVQENLSADNARVFLRTDFDRYPRLEGATCGLHSLTAFPVLVAAKAALVGPKGSRTVTVQPISGGGAIENGCFAVQPAPDTHEFRVMTVDAGGSINSNSAPESHIVLSTCEPRIGKTPLQIESNRIEVPLD
- the aat gene encoding leucyl/phenylalanyl-tRNA--protein transferase encodes the protein MPVAEFPDPRTANHDGIVAIGGDLHPQTLLLAYRQGIFPWPVPGFPLLWFCPAERGVLKFHDLHLPRSLVRARRQTTLRFTVDHAFPEVIRACADTLRPEQDGTWITPQVIKAYIRLHGMGIAHSAEAWNAELLVGGVYGVEVDGAFAAESMFHREPNASKLALLHLIEQLRGRGLDWLDIQVLTPHLVRLGAKAISRDEFLQKLRRTRARGLTLFSS
- a CDS encoding SDR family oxidoreductase, whose amino-acid sequence is MNNLFSIEGKTAVVTGGSRGIGLMIARGYVEAGAKVYVSSRKQDVCDRVAAELSAHGTCISIPADLSTEAGAKGLAHEIARREPALHILVNNAGANWGAPLAEYPDSAWDKVLALNLKGPFFLTRELLGLLEKGARPGDPARVINIGSIDGLTAPRLETYAYSASKAALHHMTRVLARTLAPRGITVNAVAPGPFESKMMAETLDQFRDIIIATCPLGRIGEPEDMAGVAIYLASRAGAYLTGTVIPVDGGISACA